The following proteins are co-located in the Osmia bicornis bicornis unplaced genomic scaffold, iOsmBic2.1, whole genome shotgun sequence genome:
- the LOC123989267 gene encoding uncharacterized protein LOC123989267, whose product MSKKAREKWLETRVLQKVQLGSEFRRKDTNFRAAIPASIRLVVTLRYLATGDSFTSLIYTFKISKQLISKIVPEVCEALISTLKNFVKIPATEEEWEEISHGFNARWNFPHCIGAMDGKHVEIVAPENSGSLFYNYKRTFSVVLLVVIDSNYNIIYADVGCQGRISDGGVFHHAILSKKLEKKELALPRAVPLMGRTKPTPFVLVADDAFPLSTNLMKAFPGHHDKCSPERIYNYRLCRARRIVENVFGILSSKFRVFLKPIALSPKKVEIVTLTCIYLHNFLRRNSIARNYYSPPGTFDRDNLENDTILAGSWRAEMENRNNFIDLQHIARRAHNQAHEIRKEFMQYFMTPIGSVPWQNNYV is encoded by the exons ATGTCCAAGAAAGCGAGAGAGAAGTGGCTTGAGACGAGAGTATTACAAAAAGTTCAATTAGGATCAGAATTCCGGAGA AAAGATACCAACTTCCGTGCAGCAATTCCTGCTTCTATAAGATTAGTCGTAACACTGAGATATTTAGCTACAGGGGATTCATTTACTAGTTTAATATATACGTTCAAAATATCCaaacaattaatttcaaaaatcgTACCTGAAGTATGTGAAGCTCTTATTTCTACTTTAAAGAATTTCGTTAAG ATTCCTGCGACAGAAGAAGAATGGGAAGAAATATCGCATGGATTCAACGCCAGATGGAATTTTCCACATTGTATAGGGGCAATGGATGGAAAGCATGTGGAAATTGTGGCACCCGAAAATAGCGGcagtttgttttataattacaaaaggACCTTTAGCGTTGTACTTCTTGTAGTAATAGACTCAAACTATAATATCATTTATGCAGATGTTGGTTGTCAAGGGCGTATTTCTGACGGTGGAGTTTTTCATCACGCGATATTAAgcaaaaaattagaaaaaaaagaactcgCTTTACCACGTGCAGTACCTTTAATGGGAAGAACTAAACCTACTCCATTTGTATTAGTGGCAGATGATGCTTTTCCACTATCAACAAATCTAATGAAAGCTTTCCCCGGCCATCATGATAAATGTAGTCCTGAacgaatttataattatagaCTGTGCAGAGCACGTAGAATCGTAGAGAATGTATTTGGCATTCTCTCATCTAAATTTAGAGTCTTTTTAAAACCTATAGCTTTAAGTCCCaaaaaagttgaaattgttacattgacatgtatttatttacataattttttgcGTAGAAACTCTATTgcaagaaattattattcaccACCGGGAACATTTGACAGGgacaatttagaaaatgatacAATTTTAGCAGGGAGTTGGAGGGCAGAAATGGAAAAtcgtaataattttattgacTTACAACATATTGCTAGAAGAGCACATAATCAAGCACa
- the LOC123989266 gene encoding LOW QUALITY PROTEIN: uncharacterized protein LOC123989266 (The sequence of the model RefSeq protein was modified relative to this genomic sequence to represent the inferred CDS: deleted 1 base in 1 codon; substituted 1 base at 1 genomic stop codon), with translation MFDFWPLFQGSWPFVQCDISKEDLTDRIAYFKDILMKFELIYAEPPKKFTRSAKKVAGKLFESFVKMLREYTMVEEEEYFSSNEEEEQTLTPPTLEEEYVPPCKNISSMDRVPFDIKLKIVMTANKHPTWNFYGLKHDXIRKDIIKGGIYTDKMEIIKKNVYDRFTETRRRKQLVTRRQLQQWATAAAMQFRDAVNEDGSRFQFTASASWITNFLKVYRISNRRVVHYVSNKEITSPEEIMKSAIHFQNLIVNYDSDYIINPFGTSAGYIRHPSDDLCGRAPDISGIRLMTCVAECWIYPASMICDNPCEKTNK, from the exons ATGTTTGACTTTTGGCCACTTTTTCAAGGCTCCTGGCCCTTTGTGCAGTGTGACATTTCAAAAGAAGATTTAACCGATAGAATCGCATATTTTAAAG atattttgatgaaatttgaGTTAATTTATGCCGAACCCCCAAAGAAATTTACGCGCTCTGCCAAAAAAGTTGCaggaaaattatttgaaagttTTGTTAAAATGTTGAGAGAGTACACGATGGTAGAGGAAGAGGAATATTTTTCGtcgaacgaagaagaggaacaGACATTGACACCGCCAACGTTGGAGGAAGAATATGTGCCACcatgtaaaaatatttcgtcTATGGACAGGGTGCCCTTTGATATTAAATTGAAGATTGTCATGACCGCAAACAAACATCCTACATGGAATTTTTATGGTCTA AAACACGATTAGATTAGAAAAGACATAATAAAAGGTGGTATATATACggataaaatggaaattataaaaaaaaatgtctaCGATCGATTCACAGAAACACGTAGGCGGAAACAATTAGTGACAAGACGACAATTACAGCAGTGGGCTACGGCTGCTGCGATGCAATTTCGGGATGCAGTTAACGAAGATGGAAGCAGGTTTCAATTTACAGCATCGGCATCGTGGATAACAAACTTTCTTAAAGTTTACAGAATTTCAAATCGTCGTGTTGTACATTATGTATCGAACAAAGAAATTACATCGCCGGAAGAAATTATGAAATCTGCGatacattttcaaaatttaatagtCAATTACGATTCTGATTatattattaaccctttcggtacGAGCGCCGGATATATCCGGCATCCATCTGATGACCTGTGTGGACGAGCGCCGGATATATCCGGCATCCGTCTGATGACCTGTGTGGCCGAGTGCTGGATATATCCGGCATCTATGATATGTGACAATCCGTGTGAAAAAACGAACAAGTGA